One genomic region from Antedon mediterranea chromosome 3, ecAntMedi1.1, whole genome shotgun sequence encodes:
- the LOC140044842 gene encoding uncharacterized protein isoform X1 yields MSEWNNSSDGGMSGWNNSSDGMSGWNITTDGMPWLNNSTDGMSGLNNSTDGMPRLSNITDGDEKSGNCNSSSTGVYNVFNMCLVSSIQHVGFAFSFIAIALWFASHFLILRTNHQDFKATFNRLFFTLHRAAANLCNLLGCLLSNQIGTMVLTAIYFLVMDVVFIGQYFYYVHKRRPGSHDGFQYSNFSPAGTPNWKDKPRKTGSLSRYKMNGSGFQVLCIGTTCFFSVSYLSSWLIPKPQSGQPKWSPTGRVLLGSHEDFLQTEDAVAGYVLGVVSSLLYCAYKIPEVISMKRHRLHLGRSFYCHFLQIFANMTYVLSILAYDKETGHVVDTLPWTIGSILMIGFDLIILYHILKYKRPKQLSSKRLRNSPGYHAADLEDAEDLNRQHAEGEDDDVDSWVQMGDVGGSLPRIEEEEEDDEERYRVVDMANNQAKVELVYDDTGSRTQESELTYHSSSESIYLDTMDEPVQKQEPEDLEWDESDISRTVDTSKKEELCDEDVMAEIERELGMTVEDFLAADSETIRSPRTAEFMRESRDMEQATENGQLDSDGEVDEEGEIKEEVNGEDNLEEFWQELNIMKA; encoded by the exons ATGTCTGAGTGGAACAATAGCAGTGATGGTGGGATGTCTGGGTGGAACAATAGCAGTGATGGGATGTCTGGGTGGAACATAACCACTGATGGGATGCCTTGGTTGAACAATAGCACTGATGGGATGTCTGGGTTGAACAATAGCACTGATGGGATGCCTAGGTTGAGCAATATCACTGATGGGGATGAGAAGTCGGGAAACTGCAACAGTAGTTCAACGGGTGTTTACAATGTCTTCAATATGTGTTTGGTGTCTTCAATTCAACATGTAGGATTTGCATTCTCATTTATAGCTATCGCCCTGTGGTTTGCATCACATTTCCT aattttaaGAACAAATCATCAAGATTTTAAGGCAACATTTAATCGTTTGTTTTTTACACTCCATCGTGCCGCTGCAAATCTGTGTAATCTCCTGGGATGTTTATTGAGCAACCAGATAGGCACAATG GTTTTAACTGCAATTTATTTCTTGGTGATGGATGTCGTATTTATTggacaatatttttattatgtacacAAGAGAAGGCCTGGTTCACACGATGGATTTCAATACAGTAATTTTTCACCTGCAGGAACTC ctAATTGGAAAGACAAGCCAAGGAAAACTGGTTCACTAAGCCGATACAAAATGAATGGATCAGGCTTCCAAGTGTTATGTATAGGGACAACGTGCTTCTTCTCCGTGTCTTATCTAAGTAGCTGGTTAATTCCTAAGCCGCAATCAGGCCAGCCAAAATGGTCTCCAACTGGACGTGTTCTACTTGGAAGCCACGAAGACTTTCTTCAG ACCGAAGACGCTGTAGCCGGTTACGTACTTGGCGTAGTATCCAGTTTGTTGTATTGTGCATACAAGATTCCAGAGGTTATATCCATG AAGCGGCATCGACTTCATTTGGGAAGAtctttttattgtcattttctTCAGATATTCGCCAATATGACTTATGTTTTATCAATCTTGGCCTACGACAAGGAGACTGGTCATGTTGTGGACACACTACCATGGACAATAGGAAG tattttaatgATTGGTTTTGATCTTATT ATCTTATATCACATTCTCAAGTACAAGCGACCAAAACAACTGTCTTCCAAACGATTACGTAATAGTCCAGGTTACCACGCCGCCGATTTAGAAGATGCCGAAGATCTCAACAGACAACATGCAGAGGGCGAAGATGATGACGTGGATTCGTGGGTTCAGATGGGTGACGTAGGAGGAAGTCTCCCTAGAATAGAGGAAGAAGAGGAGGATGACGAAGAGCGATATAGGGTCGTAGATATG GCAAACAACCAAGCCAAAGTGGAACTTGTGTACGATGATACTGGATCAAGGACACAAGAGTCTGAGCTGACCTACCATTCAAGTTCCGAATCAATATATTTGGATACGATGGACGAACCGGTACAGAAACAAGAACCGGAAGATCTTGAG tGGGATGAAAGCGACATTTCAAGAACGGTGGACACCTCGAAAAAGGAAGAACTTTGTGATGAAGATGTAATGGCAGAAATAGAACGTGAGCTAGGCATGACAGTTGAAGATTTCTTAGCTGCAGACTCTGAGACAATACGTTCACCAAGAACAGCTGAATTTATGCGTGAATCAAGGGATATGGAACAGGCGACAGAGAATGGACAGTTGGACAGTGACGGAGAAGTCGACGAAGAGGGAGAAATCAAAGAAGAGGTGAATGGAGAGGATAACCTGGAAGAATTCTGGCAAGAGTTAAATATTATGAAGGCATAG
- the LOC140044842 gene encoding uncharacterized protein isoform X2, with product MSEWNNSSDGGMSGWNNSSDGMSGWNITTDGMPWLNNSTDGMSGLNNSTDGMPRLSNITDGDEKSGNCNSSSTGVYNVFNMCLVSSIQHVGFAFSFIAIALWFASHFLILRTNHQDFKATFNRLFFTLHRAAANLCNLLGCLLSNQIGTMVLTAIYFLVMDVVFIGQYFYYVHKRRPGSHDGFQYSNFSPAGTPNWKDKPRKTGSLSRYKMNGSGFQVLCIGTTCFFSVSYLSSWLIPKPQSGQPKWSPTGRVLLGSHEDFLQTEDAVAGYVLGVVSSLLYCAYKIPEVISMIFANMTYVLSILAYDKETGHVVDTLPWTIGSILMIGFDLIILYHILKYKRPKQLSSKRLRNSPGYHAADLEDAEDLNRQHAEGEDDDVDSWVQMGDVGGSLPRIEEEEEDDEERYRVVDMANNQAKVELVYDDTGSRTQESELTYHSSSESIYLDTMDEPVQKQEPEDLEWDESDISRTVDTSKKEELCDEDVMAEIERELGMTVEDFLAADSETIRSPRTAEFMRESRDMEQATENGQLDSDGEVDEEGEIKEEVNGEDNLEEFWQELNIMKA from the exons ATGTCTGAGTGGAACAATAGCAGTGATGGTGGGATGTCTGGGTGGAACAATAGCAGTGATGGGATGTCTGGGTGGAACATAACCACTGATGGGATGCCTTGGTTGAACAATAGCACTGATGGGATGTCTGGGTTGAACAATAGCACTGATGGGATGCCTAGGTTGAGCAATATCACTGATGGGGATGAGAAGTCGGGAAACTGCAACAGTAGTTCAACGGGTGTTTACAATGTCTTCAATATGTGTTTGGTGTCTTCAATTCAACATGTAGGATTTGCATTCTCATTTATAGCTATCGCCCTGTGGTTTGCATCACATTTCCT aattttaaGAACAAATCATCAAGATTTTAAGGCAACATTTAATCGTTTGTTTTTTACACTCCATCGTGCCGCTGCAAATCTGTGTAATCTCCTGGGATGTTTATTGAGCAACCAGATAGGCACAATG GTTTTAACTGCAATTTATTTCTTGGTGATGGATGTCGTATTTATTggacaatatttttattatgtacacAAGAGAAGGCCTGGTTCACACGATGGATTTCAATACAGTAATTTTTCACCTGCAGGAACTC ctAATTGGAAAGACAAGCCAAGGAAAACTGGTTCACTAAGCCGATACAAAATGAATGGATCAGGCTTCCAAGTGTTATGTATAGGGACAACGTGCTTCTTCTCCGTGTCTTATCTAAGTAGCTGGTTAATTCCTAAGCCGCAATCAGGCCAGCCAAAATGGTCTCCAACTGGACGTGTTCTACTTGGAAGCCACGAAGACTTTCTTCAG ACCGAAGACGCTGTAGCCGGTTACGTACTTGGCGTAGTATCCAGTTTGTTGTATTGTGCATACAAGATTCCAGAGGTTATATCCATG ATATTCGCCAATATGACTTATGTTTTATCAATCTTGGCCTACGACAAGGAGACTGGTCATGTTGTGGACACACTACCATGGACAATAGGAAG tattttaatgATTGGTTTTGATCTTATT ATCTTATATCACATTCTCAAGTACAAGCGACCAAAACAACTGTCTTCCAAACGATTACGTAATAGTCCAGGTTACCACGCCGCCGATTTAGAAGATGCCGAAGATCTCAACAGACAACATGCAGAGGGCGAAGATGATGACGTGGATTCGTGGGTTCAGATGGGTGACGTAGGAGGAAGTCTCCCTAGAATAGAGGAAGAAGAGGAGGATGACGAAGAGCGATATAGGGTCGTAGATATG GCAAACAACCAAGCCAAAGTGGAACTTGTGTACGATGATACTGGATCAAGGACACAAGAGTCTGAGCTGACCTACCATTCAAGTTCCGAATCAATATATTTGGATACGATGGACGAACCGGTACAGAAACAAGAACCGGAAGATCTTGAG tGGGATGAAAGCGACATTTCAAGAACGGTGGACACCTCGAAAAAGGAAGAACTTTGTGATGAAGATGTAATGGCAGAAATAGAACGTGAGCTAGGCATGACAGTTGAAGATTTCTTAGCTGCAGACTCTGAGACAATACGTTCACCAAGAACAGCTGAATTTATGCGTGAATCAAGGGATATGGAACAGGCGACAGAGAATGGACAGTTGGACAGTGACGGAGAAGTCGACGAAGAGGGAGAAATCAAAGAAGAGGTGAATGGAGAGGATAACCTGGAAGAATTCTGGCAAGAGTTAAATATTATGAAGGCATAG